The Amblyomma americanum isolate KBUSLIRL-KWMA chromosome 5, ASM5285725v1, whole genome shotgun sequence genome window below encodes:
- the LOC144134934 gene encoding uncharacterized protein LOC144134934: MSSKLESLESSVSLLSDKFDEFQTRLLAQEKSTKDVTKRVERLEKAEWACEIAQLNKDVDSLEWRSRRLNIEIHGLPETENEDLLKKVNEIGTKLELDEVCSSDITALHRLPAKPGKTRGVIVRFAKQEVRDAWLAKRQALRDDNTGKYMCENMTRYTRTLLTVAKEWAKESGYAFVWHVNGKVLVRKQAGARAVVIRDKDDLANLR, encoded by the coding sequence ATGTCCAGCAAGCTTGAGTCGCTTGAGTCATCCGTCAGCCTGCTCTCAGATAAATTCGATGAGTTTCAAACACGTCTTCTAGCCCAAGAAAAGTCGACAAAGGATGTCACGAAGCGTGTAGAGCGGCTTGAGAAAGCTGAATGGGCCTGTGAAATTGCGCAGCTCAATAAGGACGTTGACAGTCTAGAATGGCGCAGTCGTCGACTGAACATCGAAATCCATGGTCTACCAGAGACGGAAAACGAGGACTTACTAAAGAAAGTGAATGAAATAGGCACAAAACTGGAACTTGATGAGGTGTGCTCGAGTGACATAACAGCCCTGCACAGGCTTCCCGCGAAGCCGGGCAAAACACGGGGCGTAATTGTTCGTTTCGCAAAGCAGGAGGTTCGTGATGCCTGGCTAGCAAAAAGGCAGGcgctacgtgatgacaacaccggAAAGTACATGTGTGAAAATATGACTCGGTACACTCGCACTCTTCTGACAGTTGCCAAAGAATGGGCTAAGGAATCCGGCTACGCGTTCGTTTGGCACGTGAATGGAAAGGTGCTTGTACGGAAACAAGCCGGTGCACGAGCAGTTGTCATCCGCGATAAGGATGACCTCGCCAATCTGAGGTGA